Proteins encoded in a region of the Marinobacter arenosus genome:
- a CDS encoding type II toxin-antitoxin system RatA family toxin: protein MPHQIDKTALVMHSAERMFHLVNDVARYPEFLPWCANTEIHEQNDGELTASMEIAKGGVRHTLTTRNQLQMPEAIEMSLVDGPFRNLTGRWHFKPLDHNACKVILTLEFEFAGSLSRMAFGTVFSQAANTMVDAFCKRADQLYSGDM, encoded by the coding sequence ATGCCCCATCAGATTGATAAAACTGCCCTCGTCATGCACTCCGCGGAGCGAATGTTTCACCTGGTGAATGACGTTGCCCGCTACCCGGAGTTTTTGCCCTGGTGTGCCAACACGGAAATCCATGAGCAAAACGACGGGGAACTTACTGCCTCTATGGAAATTGCCAAGGGTGGCGTAAGGCACACCCTGACAACCCGCAATCAGTTGCAGATGCCGGAAGCCATCGAGATGAGTCTGGTGGACGGCCCGTTTCGCAACCTGACCGGTCGTTGGCACTTCAAGCCGCTGGACCACAATGCCTGCAAGGTCATCCTTACGCTGGAGTTCGAGTTTGCCGGTTCGCTGTCGCGCATGGCGTTTGGAACGGTGTTCAGCCAGGCGGCGAACACCATGGTCGATGCCTTCTGTAAGCGTGCGGACCAACTGTATTCGGGAGACATGTGA
- the smpB gene encoding SsrA-binding protein SmpB: protein MSKKKPGTPSSTIALNKKAKHEYHIEERFEAGLALLGWEVKSLRAGKAQLVDAYVLLKNGEAWLLGAHITPLTTASTHVVADPTRTRKLLLHAKEIAKIVGKVNQTGHTCIPLALYWKKNKVKCEIALVKGKKQHDKRATEKERDWNRQKQRIIREANA from the coding sequence ATGAGCAAGAAAAAGCCCGGAACGCCGAGCAGTACAATTGCCCTCAACAAAAAGGCGAAACACGAGTACCACATCGAGGAACGCTTCGAGGCGGGCCTCGCCCTGTTGGGCTGGGAAGTGAAATCCCTGCGTGCTGGCAAGGCACAGCTGGTGGATGCCTACGTGTTGCTGAAAAACGGTGAGGCCTGGCTGCTTGGTGCCCATATCACGCCCCTGACCACGGCCTCCACGCACGTCGTTGCAGACCCGACCCGCACCCGGAAACTGCTGCTTCATGCCAAGGAAATTGCCAAGATCGTGGGCAAAGTGAACCAGACAGGCCATACCTGCATCCCGCTCGCGCTCTACTGGAAAAAGAACAAGGTGAAGTGTGAAATCGCCCTGGTGAAAGGCAAGAAGCAACACGACAAGCGGGCCACCGAAAAAGAACGCGACTGGAACCGTCAGAAGCAACGCATCATTCGCGAAGCCAACGCCTGA
- a CDS encoding zonular occludens toxin domain-containing protein, translated as MSIVGYSGLPGSGKSYGVVENVVIPALEAGRHIITNIPLKLGRLADDYPQGKVTMFDNKEAEDDSRFFDLERHPAGVIWIIDEAWRFWKSGMKATNIPQCQKEFFTEHRHNVGPDGRTNEIVLVTQDLAQLCAFVRGLIEETYRAVKLTAIGQKNKYRVDVYMGAATGQKPGQPMRQLFGSYKPEIYQYYKSHTRNKTDFAAGMEEKADDRANVLKHPLIKFGIPISILIMALGAWKAVAYFSPEDRTDETTPATEQQQRNQQPVTATQSAQTAQRTRAVKASLEGRAPHQVKHEIEPGWLPLSNKWRIVGEVNGVYWIWGETGTRKIHSRNCAKFLKTGEPFCVIRGKLVTYYSYREPERTDEDKQNRASYLETALPEKEGDGA; from the coding sequence TCATCACGAACATCCCCCTGAAGCTCGGACGACTGGCCGACGACTACCCTCAGGGCAAAGTCACCATGTTTGACAACAAGGAAGCGGAAGACGACTCCCGTTTCTTTGACCTGGAACGCCACCCGGCCGGGGTTATCTGGATCATCGACGAGGCGTGGCGCTTCTGGAAAAGCGGGATGAAGGCCACGAACATCCCGCAGTGCCAGAAAGAGTTCTTCACCGAACACCGCCACAACGTCGGCCCGGACGGACGCACTAACGAAATCGTCCTGGTCACCCAGGACCTCGCCCAACTCTGCGCCTTCGTAAGAGGGCTCATCGAGGAAACCTACCGGGCGGTCAAACTCACCGCGATCGGCCAGAAGAATAAGTACCGGGTCGATGTGTACATGGGCGCTGCGACCGGCCAGAAACCCGGCCAACCCATGCGCCAGCTCTTCGGCTCCTACAAGCCCGAGATCTACCAGTACTACAAGAGCCACACCCGCAACAAAACCGACTTCGCGGCGGGCATGGAAGAGAAGGCCGACGACCGCGCCAACGTCCTCAAGCACCCGCTCATCAAGTTCGGCATCCCGATCTCGATCCTCATCATGGCGCTGGGTGCCTGGAAAGCGGTCGCTTACTTCAGTCCGGAAGACCGCACCGACGAAACAACGCCAGCAACCGAGCAACAACAAAGAAACCAACAACCGGTGACCGCAACCCAGAGCGCCCAAACGGCCCAACGAACCCGCGCCGTCAAAGCCAGCCTGGAGGGCAGGGCGCCGCACCAGGTCAAACACGAAATCGAACCCGGCTGGCTGCCGCTCTCCAACAAGTGGCGGATCGTCGGGGAAGTTAACGGGGTCTACTGGATCTGGGGCGAAACCGGTACCCGCAAGATCCACTCAAGGAACTGCGCGAAGTTCCTTAAGACCGGGGAACCCTTCTGCGTCATCCGGGGCAAGCTCGTGACTTATTACAGCTATCGGGAACCGGAGCGGACCGACGAGGACAAGCAGAACCGGGCTTCTTACCTGGAAACAGCACTACCCGAGAAGGAAGGCGACGGCGCGTGA
- a CDS encoding outer membrane protein assembly factor BamE, producing MQKLTALILTLILTGCGFPGVYKINVQQGNIVTDEELTALTEGMPRSQVHAVMGTPMMLNPVDASREYYIYTFQRSGGDIREQRIIVYYDNDRFSHYEAQLLEETPAY from the coding sequence ATGCAAAAGCTCACAGCTCTGATTCTCACTCTCATTCTGACCGGATGTGGCTTCCCGGGCGTCTACAAAATCAACGTCCAGCAAGGCAACATCGTCACCGATGAAGAGCTGACTGCACTTACCGAAGGCATGCCCCGCAGCCAGGTGCACGCGGTGATGGGAACCCCGATGATGCTGAACCCGGTCGATGCCTCCCGGGAATACTACATCTATACTTTCCAGCGCAGTGGCGGAGACATCCGGGAACAACGCATCATCGTCTACTACGACAACGACCGTTTCTCCCATTACGAAGCCCAATTGCTGGAAGAGACGCCGGCGTACTGA
- a CDS encoding sodium-dependent transporter, with the protein MPTPYQTPIGSFTRPTTFFWAAVGATVGLANLWQFPYLASLHGGGLFILLYLACLLLVTLPLMVTEATLGRYSRHGIVLAMDGFIRSAKVSRWWMSAGRLGILAAFLVLSFTVVFGAIALAYVFFGAMGKFSGVDQGGATAILSGLVSDPGEYRLFMGWHALFLILVIWVSIQGVVKGLERTLRVVVPGTLLLMLGLFALAASHGRIDGAVSHLLEMHPEDVSLDSVKAALFHAFFTLGLGMGVWAIFGAYTAPNTRLKRSILAVVLMDTLVAMIAGLMIFAMATDGSSFDGERGFGLLFVSLPVTLGQLPASQFVIAAVFLMVVMIVWTTSLAVMEPVVGWFREWTGAPRGWSALIVGLAVWLTGLASLLSFNLWADDRFAGATVFRWLELITGGLLIPAVAILISVFTGWRLTRSLSHRILGQAPAFFAAIWYWVMRLVLPVVVAYIGIQYTAFSLTNLCDAGSDGIWCGQPATVMSDMNDEGVLVEGGADTPGGEVPGEAGSGPSEAPEDASSPKKAPAADSAPGENDPKDGDILYHSV; encoded by the coding sequence ATGCCTACGCCGTATCAGACACCTATCGGGTCCTTCACCCGCCCAACCACGTTTTTCTGGGCTGCCGTCGGCGCTACGGTCGGCCTCGCGAATTTGTGGCAGTTCCCCTACCTGGCCAGCCTGCACGGCGGAGGGCTGTTTATCCTGCTCTACCTCGCGTGTCTGCTGTTGGTGACGCTGCCGTTAATGGTGACCGAAGCGACCCTGGGGCGGTATTCGCGCCATGGCATCGTGTTGGCGATGGACGGCTTCATCCGAAGCGCCAAGGTCTCCCGTTGGTGGATGTCGGCGGGGCGTCTCGGGATCCTGGCGGCGTTTCTGGTTCTGTCCTTTACCGTGGTTTTCGGCGCCATCGCTCTGGCTTACGTGTTCTTTGGGGCCATGGGAAAGTTCTCCGGGGTGGATCAGGGTGGCGCCACCGCGATTCTCTCCGGGTTGGTGTCCGATCCTGGGGAATACCGGCTGTTCATGGGGTGGCACGCGCTGTTCCTGATCCTGGTGATCTGGGTGTCGATCCAGGGTGTGGTCAAGGGTCTGGAACGCACGCTGAGAGTGGTGGTGCCCGGCACCCTGCTGCTGATGCTGGGGCTCTTTGCGTTGGCCGCCTCCCATGGACGCATTGATGGTGCGGTCAGCCACCTTCTTGAAATGCATCCCGAGGATGTCAGCCTCGATAGCGTGAAAGCCGCCCTGTTTCATGCCTTCTTCACCCTGGGCCTCGGGATGGGGGTATGGGCTATCTTCGGGGCTTATACCGCCCCCAATACCCGGTTGAAACGCTCGATTCTGGCGGTGGTGCTGATGGACACCCTGGTGGCGATGATCGCCGGCCTGATGATTTTTGCGATGGCCACCGATGGCTCCAGTTTTGACGGCGAGCGCGGGTTCGGCCTGTTGTTCGTGTCGTTGCCGGTTACCCTTGGGCAGCTTCCGGCCAGCCAATTCGTGATCGCGGCGGTGTTCCTGATGGTGGTGATGATTGTCTGGACCACCTCGCTGGCGGTGATGGAACCGGTGGTTGGCTGGTTTCGTGAATGGACGGGGGCTCCCCGTGGCTGGTCTGCCCTGATCGTGGGGCTGGCGGTCTGGCTCACGGGCCTGGCCTCCCTGCTGTCCTTTAACCTTTGGGCAGATGACCGGTTTGCGGGGGCGACCGTGTTCCGTTGGCTGGAGCTCATCACCGGTGGATTACTGATTCCGGCCGTTGCCATCCTGATTTCCGTATTCACTGGCTGGCGGCTCACCCGAAGCCTGTCGCACCGTATTCTCGGGCAGGCACCCGCGTTCTTCGCCGCCATCTGGTACTGGGTGATGCGGCTGGTGCTGCCGGTGGTGGTGGCCTACATCGGTATCCAGTACACCGCGTTCTCCCTGACCAACCTGTGCGATGCCGGCAGTGATGGCATCTGGTGCGGGCAACCCGCCACCGTGATGTCGGATATGAATGACGAGGGCGTCTTGGTGGAAGGGGGCGCGGATACACCCGGCGGTGAGGTTCCCGGGGAAGCGGGTAGCGGGCCATCTGAGGCACCGGAGGACGCCTCATCGCCGAAGAAGGCGCCGGCCGCCGACTCGGCGCCGGGTGAAAATGACCCCAAAGACGGTGATATCCTTTATCATAGCGTTTGA
- a CDS encoding RnfH family protein: MPQVEVAYARPDKQEIVPVTVPEGTTALEAVKLSGIVGIFPEVDPDAIDMGIFGKVIKDPAAHELRDGDRVELYRPLKIDPKQARLNRAKKKG; the protein is encoded by the coding sequence ATGCCGCAGGTTGAGGTTGCATATGCCCGGCCGGACAAGCAGGAGATCGTGCCGGTCACGGTGCCGGAGGGCACCACAGCGTTGGAAGCGGTCAAGCTTTCAGGGATTGTCGGGATCTTTCCGGAAGTTGATCCGGATGCCATCGACATGGGTATCTTTGGCAAGGTGATCAAGGATCCCGCGGCCCATGAGCTGCGGGACGGCGATCGGGTGGAACTGTATCGGCCGCTCAAGATCGACCCGAAACAGGCGCGCCTGAACCGGGCCAAGAAGAAAGGGTAG
- a CDS encoding wax ester/triacylglycerol synthase family O-acyltransferase, with protein sequence MSPSRTPMSSVDRAWLRMDTPENPMMICGVLALDRPVSVNHLRRILEERFLRFRRFRQRVVDKGDRAYWQDDPLFDLDNHLHQIALPGKADKPQLQKLVGDLNSTALDFRRPLWQMHYIDNYLGGSALLIRIHHCIADGISLVRVMLSLTDRTPEPKLKRVALPLPVPVRKQSWLQSTLNRVVDNVQMANYQTRLFIQSVREEPNYPVKLATTAGDVALDLLKLGLAPFEPKTGLRQPLCGRKRVAWAEPLDLAEVKACAKALGGTVNDVLMCTATGALQRHFAANRENVPECGLRVAVPFNLRPLDQPIETLGNRFGLVLVPLPVEVQDPVMCFRQVQENMNRLKRSYQAQVTYSLLDLFGRGPDILERRALDLLSNKASAVLTNVPGPKEPLYLAGAKVTQPMFWVPQSGSIGIGMSIFSYAGTVQFGITMDKNIQANPDALMRYFQESFQALSHVALAGRQSELDRKAG encoded by the coding sequence ATGTCACCAAGTCGTACTCCGATGTCTTCGGTTGATCGCGCGTGGCTGCGCATGGACACGCCGGAAAACCCGATGATGATCTGCGGCGTACTGGCGCTGGACCGACCGGTTTCCGTCAATCACCTCAGGCGCATTCTGGAGGAGCGCTTCCTGCGATTCCGCCGGTTTCGCCAACGGGTGGTCGACAAGGGCGATCGCGCCTACTGGCAGGACGACCCCCTGTTTGACCTCGACAATCACCTGCACCAGATCGCGCTCCCCGGCAAGGCCGACAAACCCCAGCTCCAGAAACTGGTTGGCGACCTGAACAGTACCGCCCTCGATTTCCGCCGCCCGCTCTGGCAAATGCACTACATCGACAATTACCTGGGCGGCAGCGCCTTACTGATCCGCATTCATCACTGCATTGCTGACGGCATATCCCTGGTTCGGGTCATGCTGTCGCTCACCGACCGGACACCGGAACCAAAGCTGAAACGCGTGGCACTCCCCCTTCCCGTGCCGGTACGGAAACAATCGTGGCTCCAGAGCACCCTCAACCGGGTTGTGGACAATGTTCAGATGGCGAATTACCAGACCCGCCTGTTCATTCAGTCGGTTCGCGAGGAGCCGAACTACCCGGTCAAGTTGGCAACCACCGCGGGAGACGTCGCCCTGGACCTACTGAAGCTCGGACTGGCCCCGTTTGAGCCCAAGACCGGCCTGAGACAGCCCCTGTGCGGTCGCAAACGGGTGGCCTGGGCCGAGCCTCTGGACCTTGCCGAGGTAAAAGCCTGCGCCAAAGCGCTGGGGGGCACCGTGAACGATGTCCTGATGTGTACCGCCACCGGCGCCCTGCAACGACACTTTGCCGCAAACCGGGAGAACGTTCCGGAGTGCGGCCTGCGTGTGGCCGTACCCTTCAACCTCCGGCCTTTGGATCAACCCATCGAGACCCTCGGCAACCGGTTTGGACTGGTGCTGGTTCCACTGCCGGTGGAGGTTCAGGATCCGGTGATGTGTTTCCGCCAGGTGCAAGAGAACATGAACCGACTGAAACGCTCCTACCAGGCCCAGGTGACCTACAGCCTCCTTGATTTGTTTGGCCGCGGCCCCGACATTCTGGAACGTCGGGCTCTGGACCTTCTGAGTAACAAGGCATCAGCGGTGTTGACCAACGTACCCGGCCCCAAAGAGCCACTGTATCTGGCCGGCGCCAAGGTCACCCAGCCCATGTTCTGGGTACCCCAGAGCGGAAGCATCGGCATTGGCATGAGTATTTTCAGCTACGCAGGCACCGTGCAGTTCGGCATTACCATGGACAAAAACATCCAGGCGAATCCGGATGCCCTGATGCGTTATTTCCAAGAGAGCTTCCAGGCCCTGAGCCACGTGGCTCTTGCCGGTCGCCAGAGCGAACTGGATCGCAAAGCGGGATAG
- a CDS encoding phage integrase has protein sequence MIRKLPSGRWQVDLRTDGRGSKRIRKSFDSKAEAKRFETFVLAKRAEGREWNPSKSDNRTLKQLIKVWFNAKGVHLKDGERRKRCLEAMAELMGNPIARTVTPSSFLAYRAHKIQEGASKKTLNNHLGYLNAVYNQLNRLNEIDFDNPIRNVEMIRLDERELSWLTVEQIRHLLKTIEEVSKNPHVHLLTRICLATGARWGEAENLELRHVQEGKLTFVNTKSGKSRAVPLPPDLYQELREHLKEHGQFSFSLSAFRRALDKSGISLPPGQAAHVLRHTFASHFLMNGGDILALQRILGHSTISMTMRYSHLAPSYLIESLQYLPKF, from the coding sequence ATGATTCGGAAGCTCCCATCAGGACGATGGCAGGTAGATCTTCGCACGGATGGTCGGGGTTCCAAGCGTATCCGGAAAAGCTTTGATTCGAAGGCAGAAGCCAAGCGTTTTGAAACTTTCGTTCTGGCCAAGCGGGCAGAAGGGCGAGAGTGGAACCCGTCGAAATCGGACAATCGAACGCTGAAGCAGTTGATCAAGGTGTGGTTCAACGCTAAGGGTGTTCATCTGAAAGACGGCGAACGGAGAAAGCGGTGTCTTGAGGCGATGGCCGAACTCATGGGCAACCCAATCGCTAGGACCGTAACACCGTCTTCCTTCCTGGCCTACCGCGCCCATAAGATCCAGGAAGGGGCGAGCAAGAAAACGTTGAACAACCACCTGGGCTACCTAAACGCGGTCTATAACCAACTCAATCGGCTGAACGAAATCGACTTCGACAACCCAATCAGGAACGTCGAGATGATACGCCTGGATGAACGCGAGCTATCCTGGCTGACGGTCGAGCAGATCCGTCACCTTCTCAAAACTATCGAGGAGGTCAGCAAGAATCCACACGTGCACCTCCTTACAAGGATCTGCTTAGCCACTGGTGCGAGGTGGGGCGAGGCTGAAAATCTTGAGCTGCGGCACGTTCAGGAGGGGAAGCTTACGTTTGTGAACACGAAGAGTGGGAAGTCGCGTGCTGTCCCATTGCCTCCGGATCTGTACCAGGAACTCCGTGAACATTTGAAAGAGCATGGTCAGTTCAGTTTTTCTTTATCTGCCTTCCGGAGAGCCTTAGATAAATCGGGCATTAGCCTACCACCTGGGCAGGCTGCTCACGTTCTAAGGCACACTTTTGCGAGTCATTTTTTGATGAATGGCGGTGATATTCTTGCACTTCAAAGAATTCTTGGCCATTCGACTATTTCGATGACTATGAGGTACTCGCATCTTGCGCCAAGTTATCTTATTGAGAGTCTGCAATATCTGCCGAAGTTTTGA